A window of Caldilineales bacterium genomic DNA:
CACGACCTCACCTTCGGCCAGCACCTGGTCGATGAGGGCGCCGAAGTTCTGTTGCGCCTGGCTGGACTTGAGCATCGTGGGCATGACGTATCTCCAAGTGAGGTCAATATCATCTAAGTTGGATATGTTAGATGATATTAGCTTAGCACAATCCTTCTTATACAGCAAATAGGACCATGGAATCGCCCCAGCCCTGGCCGCCCGCGCCCGACAGATTCTGGAAATCCCGTCAGGTTTCCGCTTTCGCTACTCCTGTTTCTGTCGGCAAGGTTTCTTCGTAGGTTTCCACGAGCGCGTCGTGAAAACCCCAGCCGATGTTGCCCGTGTCCCGGACGATTTTGAGAAAACGCGGGCGGAACCGCTCGATGACGGCCGGGGCGCCGGTTTGGGCGGCCAGATCAGTTGAAGACCTGGCGGATGCTTTGGCGATAGGGTCTGGCTATCGCTGCGGGTGTGGTTGGGGGGAAGCGGGTGGGTTGCTGCCAGTGCGTCGCGAGGTAGGGGTGAGGAGGACTTGGTGGTCAGCAGCGCCTCAACTTCCTGCCTTAATGACCTTGAGCAAGTGACGACGACCATCCGGCTCCTCACGATACTCGTAGTGCACCAAAGTCCTGTCAGCGAGCGCGTTCATTCCCATCTGTTTCCAGTCAACACGTATTTTCTTGCTTGGATCATCCTGATCGATGATGTACGGCCTGCCCTGCTCATAGCGCACCTTCCCCTTGGCGGACTTAACTGCAACTGGTCTTTGATCTGTCGTCGGTGGAGACACAATATGAGGCGTCACAGGGGATGGAGCAGTTTGCGGTGGCCCTGGCTGAGCCAATGTAGATCCTATTGATGAGAAGTATCCATATCCAGCGCTTGTCTTGCCTCCCGCTCCCATCATGCTCAACGCCTCCTTAAGCCATCCGCAGGCCAATCTTGCCAACGAAACCTCCTTGGCCGCAACGGCAAAGGCAAAGCGACTACCGCTTTCCACCGCCAGGAAGTATACCGGCACGGGGCTGAGATAGTCAGCGGGAGGCGTCCCCTTGCCTTTCTCCTGGTAGTAGGGGCCGTAGTGCGGGTTCATTACATCGACCACCAGCCTTGGGGGTTCCACCGGCACGGCATCGAAGAAGACCACACAGCCACGCGCTTTTTGTGTCCCGAACACGACGCGGTATTGGCTCGCTGGGCTCGCTGCTTCATGGTTCTGGAGTTCTCTTATTGCTTCATCTGCCGATAGAGCCTTTAGCTTCGACTGATCGGGCAACAGGCGATTGGATCGCAACTTGCCCAAAATCCTTCGAAGTTCCTCATCCTCATCTTCTGGTGTCAATAGCAGAGACTCCAGCAGTTGGATCGGTGTCTCACCTTCGGCTTTGTGGCCTGGTGGAATTCCTGGAACACCAAAGTGCTCAGCCACCAACCACAAGGCGTAGGTTTGGGTCAAACCCTTGAGCGCACTCCCAGGGAGATATGGGAAACCGTATACATGATGGAAGGTGAAGCCGGTTTCTAGCGCATGATCCTGACCAAGTCCGATGATGAATCGCCAATCAGGGTTTGCCTCGAAGATGCAATCAGGTGGTGAACCGGTTGCCGTAACGCAGCTCAACCATCTCCGATGAAAATGTGCTACAGTCTGCTGGAAGCTACTGTCTCGACGACTACGTTCTGCTGTTTCGGCAATCGCCTTGAATGCCTGGTATTTGTCTTTGCCTTCCAATGCCCAGTTCTCGCCGAACGCGGTGAAGCGTTCGAACAACAATCCGAGGTTGCGGCATCCTGATTGACCGGCAGAAAAAGCAATCTGTGTGTCTCTCGGCAATGCATATTGCACCATGTTCACTCCTCTTCAGGTAATTCAGCCTCAGCAAACCGCTTAAGCCAAACTAAATATGCCAGTGATTCTGCTGTTGCTTGCCTGTAAACTTCGCTGGTTTGACCGAGCAGCCACGGGAGTAAAGTGTCATTGGGCAGTTGTACAGTTGGATTAAGTTGCTGCATAACCCAATGGGACAGGTGTTGGTAAGCGGCATTGTGAGCCTGATTTTCTGCAGTGGGCGGCTTTCCTGGTTTGGCTGCACTCTTGGCGCGAAGGAACGCCAGTGTCTGCCCAAGCCCGTTGCCAGTGATGTGGGCCGGAAGTTTGCGAACGAGTCCTCCATACTTGCCTTTGAAGCTTTGTGGCTTGACCGCCGAAACGTCAGCCCATGCCTGGGCGGCCCGCTTCTGTTCCAGGGTTTGTTGTTGACTAGGCATTGTGCACCTCTCCAAATCGTAGACAGACCATGCCGCGACCTACGGTTTCATCGCCGCCGAGTTGCATTCGGGCAAGGTTCAGATCGCGAACGAAGTCCAGAATCTTCTTGCCGCCGCCCTTATCGTACCAGTCGTTGGGCACACCGCCCGCACGATTGCCTTGGTTATCATAACTACGGGCGCGAGTCGCCTGCAGTGGTAGATAGAGCAAAGTATCGGTCGGTAGGCTTTCCTCGGTCCACAGGGCGCCGCTGGCAACGGTCTTCTTCTCATCTACCAAGCGGACGCGGGTGACGACCTCGGTTGCGTACAGGGTGAAATCCCGAAAGGCGTTCTCCGGCAGAACGACGAGGCTGGTTGGCAGTTTCTTGCGCCAGTACTCATACTCCGGCGTGGCGGGTAATGCATTGGCTGCCAACCACTCGGCGATATCGGCCACGAGTGGGCTTTCGACCGGTTTAAAGGAGAACTCCTCCAGCACGACATTGCCGCCCGCTTTGATGGATGCTCCAGGTGCAACCAGCGCCTGATCAACTGCCGGTTCCGCCGGCAGTTGCAGCTGAACTTTTGCGCCGTTGCGGTCAAGCTCTAGCGGTTGTTTGCCCGTGGCCGCATCGCGACGGAAACGCGCCAGCGCATCGCAACTTGTTGCCCAGGCGAACACACCGGCTAACGAGCGAACTGGAAAGAGAAGGAGCCTGGCATCGCCCGGCGCCAATGCCCCGGCATGATCCGACGCCTGGTTGGTCTCTGGCCCGAAGATGGTTTTCCACATCTCCGCGCCTTTGTTCGGCGGCTGCACGTTAATGCCATTCCTGACTTCGTCGCGCAGCTTGCCCTTGACGCCGCTCCCTTGCACGAGTGGATAACCCGTGATTCGTTCGCGCTGGATGGGCAGGTCTACGGCGGCCAACCCGCGCCCGCTGCCAGCGTGCAGCGGCGTTTCAACATATAGGTACAACAAACAGGATGCTTCGAACATTGCACACACTCCTTGTGATTAAGCGTAGTTCCAGGCGCCGAAGAGCACCTGGCCAAAACCAATCTTGCCCTCATCGGGGCTATCGGTCACCGGCTTCCCGGTGTAGTTCACGGTTCCATCAGCCTCAAAGAAGAAAACACTGCCGGCGGGCACATAGCGCTGCATAGTCTTTTGAAAGTTGCCTGCCTGGTTAACGGTATCAATCTTGGCTCCTCCAATCGGCTGTGCTCGTCGCACGGCCGCCGCTACCAAACAGAGATTGTTCCCTGAAAGCCAGTTACCCCAGTTTGCCGCCGTCCAGCCACCAGCAAACCATGATGGCGTAGCAAAATAGAGGCGCAGCCGCGTCTTGCCATCCTGCCCCATCGGGGGTAACTGCGGTTGTGGTGGGCTGTAACTGTTCACGACTGTGTAGTGAGCGCCGCGACTCTCACCGCCCATACCCAACAATCGATCATCGGGCCATTGGATAGGAGCGATCAATCGGCTGTCGTCCACTTCAACCAGTAAGCCCACGTTGGTGCGTGGCCGAACAAACTCCACCTGATACAACAGTCCTTCCTGCGGTCGCTTGACCTGGCTGTCCAAACCTACACCAAAACGCGACTCGTGTGCAAAGAGGTGCTCATCATGGTGGACTACAATTGGGAATAGCGTGGTAGATTGTCCATTCAGCCACGTCTGCAGATCGGTTTCACTTACCCAGCCCTTGACTTCCGTCAGGGCGCTTGTCGTCCGCGCCCAAAGGGGCAGCAAACCATCTTGCGGCCAATTGGCTTGGAATGGAGGCTGCTGAAGTGGCGCCAACGCGATATAGATATCCTTGTTGTTTTCCTTGATCTTGACCATATCGGCTGGCACAGAGAAGTAGCGCGTGTAGCGGCCGTTATCGTGACGGGCTACATACGGCCCGTTCAGCGCAAAGTGAGGCATTTCGCCTGGCCAGCCTATGATATTACCAATGATTCGGCTACGTTGATCCTGTGCTTTGGTTTCTCCTTCTCCAAAGTCAGGGAGGGGCGCTCCCGACGCCAGAAGAAGCTCTGAACGAAGAGCGCCTTGAACCGTAGTCGGATTGGCCGGAAACAGACTGCGGGCGCGGTGGTCGCTGCCCGCATCAAAAGGCTTTCCGTCGCGGAACAGCCACACATCGGTTGGTTCGATAAATAACCAGCTCATTCCTCACCTCCTCGCTCAAGGAATCGAGCCAAGAGCAACCAGTTGCCGAGTTCCATCGCCCCTGGCTGGGGTGCAAAATCCTCGTCCAACGGATCTGGTTCGTCATGTGGATGCCTTTCCGACCATGCCGTTTCCCAAGTTTGACGGTGCTGATCAAGCGCCTGTGCCCAGGCCAAAAGATCGGCGGATAACGCCTTGGCCCGTGACTTGGCCTCGTCTGTCTGCACACCATCTCCTTTGTGTCGCAACAACAAACGCTCCAAGCTACTTCTCACCGCCTGCGGAGGGATGGTAACGCTGGATGCCGCGCCAGATCGTTGAATCTGTGTGGGCGAAATCGGCAAAGCTCGCGCCTGCCCCACGACATCGTAGGCGAGTTTCGAAGACAGGCTTCCCTCGCGGAAATGGTCGCGAATCTCGCCAAACAAATGTAACGGGTCGCTCATGTTGCTGTACGACCACTGTGAGCCGATCCGAAGCGGCGCTCCAGAGCGCTTCAGGGCAAAGACACAAACTGCGTTTCGTCCGTAGGACTCTTTGGCCGTTTCTTCGGCTTCTCGCGCAGCCGCCAGCACGCCGTCAAGGGGTGCCTGGTGGTGGGCGATGGCGATGCCGACACTAGCGGTTACTCGAGGGCCAAGCGTCATCAGCCAACCCTGTCCTGGCTCTGGCCATTCCAGAAAACCCGACTTAGCCGCGGTATCCCATTCCAACTGACCATTAATCCAACCCCCATGTCCTGACAATAGTGCCCGTAGAAGGCGTGCCGCTGCAAGCGCTTCCTCGGCTGGCAGCAAGGCCAGACAATCATCACCGCCAGCATAGATGACCCGTCCCAAAAAACGTTGCTCAACTACATACGGTACAAGCGTGCGCCCGTAATCGGACAGAGCTTTGCTGATCGCTGCGTGTAGCGCAGGGCCTAGAGGACGACGTTGTGCCAGCACCTCCTGCCAATCCCAGGTGTTGGGGTCACTCAATATCGCAGCAACGGCTGGTACCGTGATCTCGGACAGAGTTGGCGTCATCGGATGATCCCCACTCAACCATTGGCCAACTTTATCCACGTCCAGTTTGAGAATGGCAAAGTACGACGAGGGTCCTATTAGATCAGTCTGTGCAGCTACCTTCATTAAGTCGTTGAGACTTCTCATAGCTGCATCGCGATCAGCCGACCTTGCGCTGTCTCCAAGGTCGGGTCGGTTGTAATCCTCCTTAAGGCGTGTAGGAGCATACGTTTCCGGGAACAACAGATCACCATCGTACATTAAGAAGGCAGATGCAACTCCGACATGAGGGGAGCCATCTTCTCGCAACTGCTCAAGTACAATCGCCAGTCCAGGCAATACTGACTCACCGGCAGTCTGGGGAATGTCCAAAATTGCTAGTTTCTTAAGATAGTCTTTCAGGGCCGTTGCCAAGCGATCGTCTGGAGGGGCAGTGAGAAGGTGTTCCAGTACTCTTGCTTTGAAAGGTGCGGCAGCAACGCTGCTAGTCGAAGGAAAGCGAGTCAAAGGAGTTTGATCTGGAGGCACACGTACTTCGAGGTTATGTTCGAAGTGTTCTCGGAAGGCAAAACGTTTGACTGCACCTACAGCGGACAGTCGTTCGCGGCCATTGCCCGCAACATCGGTGAATCGTTTCTCACCCCGCAGCCTGCCCTCCCTAAGCCTATCAGCGATTTCGGTCCAGAATTGTCTCACCTCACGTCTGCTGTCCTGACCAGGTCGATGAAGAGCCTCTAGTCGCCCTTCAAGGGTATCTTTCTCGCCCTGTTCCGCCACCAAAACGCCGGCAGAGACGTTCCGAAAGTCGCGGAGACCCTTTCGCGCTTCGACTGTACGCTGGGCAAGATGATGAAGTGGTCCATAGGCAGTTCCAATGTTGGTACCCCAGCGCGGACCAGACGTTGAAGTAGCATTCCGAGAAGGACGTTGGAATACAGCCACTCGTTTTTCGAACTCCCAATCTGCAAGCGGCTCCATGAATTCCTTGTATGTCTTGATGGCCTCTGCAAGCCAGTCCATCCAAGGGCGAAGCTTGTTAGTTTTGGGATCTAGCACTGGTTGTGGAGGCCATTTTTGAACAGCCCAGTACGTCTGCCACTGCACGCCAATTTGCCGTTCCCACAGGGCATTCCATCCAGGATTCAGCATTAGCAATGCCTCAAGGCTGTTGCGCACATCGTTTGCCATCTCGCTCCAATCACGATTCAAAGCTTGGCTAGCCGCCTCGGCACATTGTTTTGCTGCTGCAGATGGGAGCAGCGCCACGAATCGATTGGGTAGTGTGGCTCGTAATCGGTGAGTTTTTGGTGGTTCGGCCAATTGATGCAGACCAATCTCCTTTCTCAACCATATGTCGACCAGAGGCTGCTCCCACAAGCTAGGGTAGAGAATAGCGTCCGGGCCAAACTGCGCAACAATCGGTTTCATGGCCGACCACGCAAGGTATGAAAGGATAAAGCTGCCCGCCCAGAGATCTTGTGTACGGCGCGCCGCCTCGATGAACTCTTGAACAGGACCGAAAGTAAAAACCAAGAGAGCTGCATCTGGCAAAGCGGTGGCGACGGCAGCTGTTGCACTCTGGTGCGCCCAAATGCCATGGTCAGGAATGCGCGTCTCTGCTGGAATCAAGTCCCATAACGCACCCATTGAAGTAATCTTGGCACGCAGAGTGGGTAACAACCATCGCCAGAGTAGTAGATAGCGACGCCTCATCGCGTCAGCGCCGCTGCCTGCGGATACCATCAGGCTCTGAATAATGGATTCTGTTGCCAGAGCAATTGCTTGTTGATCAAGCTGAAGTGGATCAAGATTTAGCTGTTCTCCACCTAGAGGATGAACTAGGATTGGGTGGGTTACGAAATTGTGGCTCAGATACGGCTTAGGCTGAACGTTTTCGTCCGCATATTTCGGGAAATTAGCTCGATCGAACGCGCTGGCGACAAGATCAGCCTCATCCTTCGCCTGCCGCCACTCGCCTGATGTTGCTGGACGTCCCAAGGCGATCTCAATAAGGCGCTTTGCATCCCGTTCATGGACGAGAATGTTGAGCGCCTTCCCGGGTGGATCATGGAGCAGGGCGACAATTTTCAATGCCCAAAATTCGTCATTGTTCATCTTACCCTCCCATATGCGAGAGACCAATGCAATCCAGCGAGAAACTCCTGCAAGATCGAATAGTCAGGCGCGGCAACATTCTGACTAGAAGCGTTCCTATCCCTGGGATTAATACGAACCAGTGGATTGTTGCCTGGTAAGAAACGTGCATTGAAAAACGTAACTACCGGGACCAACTCGACCTCGGATACGCTTGCAACTTTGAATTGAAGAGGAGATGCACGTCGGTCGATATCGCGTGCCCCCGGAACTACATCTGCAGTTGCCAACTTACGAGTAGCGCTTCTCGCTCTCTTCTTGTCTTTCGCCCAATCCGGATGATTCTTTGCCATATCCTCGTGATATTGCCGAAAATAGAATTGCATTGGAAGTCCAAAAGCTGCGCGACGAACAGTGTTTGGAGGGGTACCTTTTTTGATAACATCTAATACTCCGTCATGATCTGGTGGTCTATAACTGCGAAAATCGCGCAGAGTATTTCCGATGTTCTCAATTGCCATTTCCCAGTTCTTTTGCCCAACTTGACCAACAAGAATCGCGCATGTGTTAGAGTGTAAAATGTCAAATGACGTTGGACTGCTAATAGATGAAAGGATTCCTGGGATGACGGTAGCGTGCAATTGATCAACGCCACGTCGCAAGAATTCAGTTAAGTTAACACCCGTAGCAGGAATGGGGGGAGGTAGCTCATCAGGCCAATTATTCGCTTCTGTTATGCGCA
This region includes:
- the cmr5 gene encoding type III-B CRISPR module-associated protein Cmr5, with product MPSQQQTLEQKRAAQAWADVSAVKPQSFKGKYGGLVRKLPAHITGNGLGQTLAFLRAKSAAKPGKPPTAENQAHNAAYQHLSHWVMQQLNPTVQLPNDTLLPWLLGQTSEVYRQATAESLAYLVWLKRFAEAELPEEE
- the cas10 gene encoding type III-B CRISPR-associated protein Cas10/Cmr2 codes for the protein MNNDEFWALKIVALLHDPPGKALNILVHERDAKRLIEIALGRPATSGEWRQAKDEADLVASAFDRANFPKYADENVQPKPYLSHNFVTHPILVHPLGGEQLNLDPLQLDQQAIALATESIIQSLMVSAGSGADAMRRRYLLLWRWLLPTLRAKITSMGALWDLIPAETRIPDHGIWAHQSATAAVATALPDAALLVFTFGPVQEFIEAARRTQDLWAGSFILSYLAWSAMKPIVAQFGPDAILYPSLWEQPLVDIWLRKEIGLHQLAEPPKTHRLRATLPNRFVALLPSAAAKQCAEAASQALNRDWSEMANDVRNSLEALLMLNPGWNALWERQIGVQWQTYWAVQKWPPQPVLDPKTNKLRPWMDWLAEAIKTYKEFMEPLADWEFEKRVAVFQRPSRNATSTSGPRWGTNIGTAYGPLHHLAQRTVEARKGLRDFRNVSAGVLVAEQGEKDTLEGRLEALHRPGQDSRREVRQFWTEIADRLREGRLRGEKRFTDVAGNGRERLSAVGAVKRFAFREHFEHNLEVRVPPDQTPLTRFPSTSSVAAAPFKARVLEHLLTAPPDDRLATALKDYLKKLAILDIPQTAGESVLPGLAIVLEQLREDGSPHVGVASAFLMYDGDLLFPETYAPTRLKEDYNRPDLGDSARSADRDAAMRSLNDLMKVAAQTDLIGPSSYFAILKLDVDKVGQWLSGDHPMTPTLSEITVPAVAAILSDPNTWDWQEVLAQRRPLGPALHAAISKALSDYGRTLVPYVVEQRFLGRVIYAGGDDCLALLPAEEALAAARLLRALLSGHGGWINGQLEWDTAAKSGFLEWPEPGQGWLMTLGPRVTASVGIAIAHHQAPLDGVLAAAREAEETAKESYGRNAVCVFALKRSGAPLRIGSQWSYSNMSDPLHLFGEIRDHFREGSLSSKLAYDVVGQARALPISPTQIQRSGAASSVTIPPQAVRSSLERLLLRHKGDGVQTDEAKSRAKALSADLLAWAQALDQHRQTWETAWSERHPHDEPDPLDEDFAPQPGAMELGNWLLLARFLERGGEE
- the cmr4 gene encoding type III-B CRISPR module RAMP protein Cmr4, with the protein product MFEASCLLYLYVETPLHAGSGRGLAAVDLPIQRERITGYPLVQGSGVKGKLRDEVRNGINVQPPNKGAEMWKTIFGPETNQASDHAGALAPGDARLLLFPVRSLAGVFAWATSCDALARFRRDAATGKQPLELDRNGAKVQLQLPAEPAVDQALVAPGASIKAGGNVVLEEFSFKPVESPLVADIAEWLAANALPATPEYEYWRKKLPTSLVVLPENAFRDFTLYATEVVTRVRLVDEKKTVASGALWTEESLPTDTLLYLPLQATRARSYDNQGNRAGGVPNDWYDKGGGKKILDFVRDLNLARMQLGGDETVGRGMVCLRFGEVHNA
- the cmr3 gene encoding type III-B CRISPR module-associated protein Cmr3, with product MSWLFIEPTDVWLFRDGKPFDAGSDHRARSLFPANPTTVQGALRSELLLASGAPLPDFGEGETKAQDQRSRIIGNIIGWPGEMPHFALNGPYVARHDNGRYTRYFSVPADMVKIKENNKDIYIALAPLQQPPFQANWPQDGLLPLWARTTSALTEVKGWVSETDLQTWLNGQSTTLFPIVVHHDEHLFAHESRFGVGLDSQVKRPQEGLLYQVEFVRPRTNVGLLVEVDDSRLIAPIQWPDDRLLGMGGESRGAHYTVVNSYSPPQPQLPPMGQDGKTRLRLYFATPSWFAGGWTAANWGNWLSGNNLCLVAAAVRRAQPIGGAKIDTVNQAGNFQKTMQRYVPAGSVFFFEADGTVNYTGKPVTDSPDEGKIGFGQVLFGAWNYA
- the cmr6 gene encoding type III-B CRISPR module RAMP protein Cmr6 yields the protein MVQYALPRDTQIAFSAGQSGCRNLGLLFERFTAFGENWALEGKDKYQAFKAIAETAERSRRDSSFQQTVAHFHRRWLSCVTATGSPPDCIFEANPDWRFIIGLGQDHALETGFTFHHVYGFPYLPGSALKGLTQTYALWLVAEHFGVPGIPPGHKAEGETPIQLLESLLLTPEDEDEELRRILGKLRSNRLLPDQSKLKALSADEAIRELQNHEAASPASQYRVVFGTQKARGCVVFFDAVPVEPPRLVVDVMNPHYGPYYQEKGKGTPPADYLSPVPVYFLAVESGSRFAFAVAAKEVSLARLACGWLKEALSMMGAGGKTSAGYGYFSSIGSTLAQPGPPQTAPSPVTPHIVSPPTTDQRPVAVKSAKGKVRYEQGRPYIIDQDDPSKKIRVDWKQMGMNALADRTLVHYEYREEPDGRRHLLKVIKAGS
- the cmr1 gene encoding type III-B CRISPR module RAMP protein Cmr1; the encoded protein is MQKKIEVTLETVTPLYMGGADPDQQPPELRTPSIRGAMRYWLRALLGAHLGDHPEQVWKAESLVFGDTESTSSVNLRITPVNVPQAQQINFSLDSGKGYLLWTTTRTQRSALPAKTTRFRVIVASRPFQGDRSGLVLNQALASLWLLANLGGLGTRSRRGLGSVRITEANNWPDELPPPIPATGVNLTEFLRRGVDQLHATVIPGILSSISSPTSFDILHSNTCAILVGQVGQKNWEMAIENIGNTLRDFRSYRPPDHDGVLDVIKKGTPPNTVRRAAFGLPMQFYFRQYHEDMAKNHPDWAKDKKRARSATRKLATADVVPGARDIDRRASPLQFKVASVSEVELVPVVTFFNARFLPGNNPLVRINPRDRNASSQNVAAPDYSILQEFLAGLHWSLAYGRVR